One segment of Mesoplodon densirostris isolate mMesDen1 chromosome 6, mMesDen1 primary haplotype, whole genome shotgun sequence DNA contains the following:
- the TMEM141 gene encoding transmembrane protein 141 isoform X2, translating to MVNLGLSKVDDAVAKKHPGLGEYAACQSNAFMKGIFTFVTGTGATVGLQMFVQRKFPYPFQWKVLVAVVAGSVASYWVTRVESQKCSNLWLFLETGQLPKDMATGD from the exons ATGGTGAACCTAGGCCTGTCCAAGGTGGACGACGCCGTGGCCAAAAAGCACCCG gGCCTTGGGGAGTATGCCGCGTGCCAGTCGAACGCCTTCATGAAGGGCATTTTCACCTTTGTCACAG GCACCGGTGCGACCGTCGGCCTGCAGATGTTCGTTCAGAGGAAGTTTCCGTACCCCTTTCAGTGGAAGGTGCTGGTGGCCGTGG tcgcaggctcagtggccagctACTGGGTGACCCGAGTGGAGTCGCAGAAATGCAGCAACCTCTGGCTCTTCCTGGAGACAGGGCAGCTCCCCAAAGACATGGCCACAG GCGATTAG
- the CCDC183 gene encoding coiled-coil domain-containing protein 183 — protein MGLSTERVGGADGPWRTPWATVKIRSEAEMGEQIQELKTITRLQEQCRALQIQAVKEATVKNKATLAVLRSNIRRGSHEWALAKKYDQRTISKACGKDVPMRLAHSRCTVEVAREKLRKYVFDRVNMHNMLIHLVRRREQKLESMQLELASLKNQPEATKEELRMLQVIRQLENSIEKTMVKITTSQNIHLLYVDLLDHLKKKLAGYPTELDKLQNLVGDYCSELSDMTVMSQDAMMVTDKVKMNMRQGEATFIKERQARENRLNQQKKLIDKIHTKETNEKYLWGLRDLHFPSNLMGPETLKVRRTETSKADIEYQTDVTALVEKVKTAVQCSHLWDIGGRFLAQRSTEENLALQVADGEGRRAQLEAVMKELATEEVMLKFHPTPSSSSLKSVEKKMKDMLKEEEDRLQRAHAKMAKSQKLLLTIQTGIDNLHIRLIGVPLPTAQKEALPSDTLDVYSKLAYCEGKLLYLADRVQMMPRTEEVHTKVRDALESSTLKEKQNTRISFEDMEEDVTDTFQFADVGHSYVPSRAEIKRQGRRLIEGKLKVAKKKK, from the exons ATGGG GCTCAGCACAGAGAGGGTGGGAGGTGCGGACGGGCCCTGGAGGACCCCGTGGGCCACCGTGAAGATTCGTAGTGAGGCAGAGATGGGGGAGCAGATCCAGGAGCTGAAGACCATCACTCGGCTCCAGG AGCAATGTCGGGCGCTGCAGATCCAGGCGGTGAAGGAGGCCACGGTCAAGAACAAGGCCACGCTGGCTGTCCTGCGCAGCAACATTCGCCGCGGGTCCCACGAGTGGGCTTTGGCCAAGAAG TACGACCAGCGGACCATCTCCAAGGCCTGCGGGAAGGACGTGCCCATGAGGCTGGCGCACAGCCGCTGCACCGTGGAG GTGGCGCGGGAGAAGCTGCGCAAGTACGTCTTCGACCGCGTGAATATGCACAACATGCTGATCCACTTGGTGCGGCGGCGCGAGCAGAAGCTGGAGAGCATGCAGCTGGAGCTGGCCAGCCTTAAGAACCAGCCCGAGGCCACCAAGGAGGAGCTGCGCATGCTGCAG GTCATCCGTCAGCTGGAGAACAGCATAGAAAAGACGATGGTCAAGATCACCACAAGCCAGAATATCCACCTGCTCTACGTGGACCTGCTGGACCACCTGAAAAAA AAGCTGGCAGGATACCCCACAGAGCTGGACAAGCTGCAGAATCTCGTGGGTGACTACTGCTCGGAACTGTCGGACATGACAGTCATGTCCCAAGATGCCATGATGGTTACGGATAAGGTCAAG ATGAACATGAGGCAAGGGGAGGCCACCTTCATCAAGGAACGCCAGGCACGGGAGAACCGGCTGAACCAGCAGAAGAAGCTCATTGACAAGATCCACACCAAGGAGACCAACGAGAAATACCTCTGG gGCCTGCGGGACTTGCACTTCCCCTCCAACCTGATGGGCCCCGAAACTCTGAAAG TGAGGAGAACGGAGACCTCCAAGGCTGATATCGAATACCAGACGGACGTGACGGCTTTGGTGGAGAAAGTCAAGACTGCTGTGCAGTGCTCTCACCTCTGG GACATCGGCGGCCGCTTCCTGGCTCAGAGGAGCACGGAGGAGAACCTGGCACTGCAGGTGGCGGATGGTGAGGGGAGGCGGGCGCAGCTGGAGGCCGTGATGAAGGAGCTGGCGACGGAGGAGGTGATGCTCAAGTTCCACCCGACGCCCAGCTCCAGCAG CTTGAAGTCTgttgagaagaaaatgaaggacATGCTGAAGGAGGAGGAAGACCGGCTGCAGCGGGCCCACGCCAAGATGGCCAAGAGCCAGAAGCTGCTGTTGACCATCCAAACTGGCATCGACAACCTCCACATCCGCCTGATCGGTGTCCCCCTGCCCACGGCCCAG AAAGAAGCACTGCCCTCCGACACCCTGGATGTGTACAGCAAGCTGGCATACTGCGAGGGGAAGCTGCTATACCTGGCTGACCGAGTGCAGATGATGCCCAGGACAGAGGAG GTCCACACGAAGGTGAGGGATGCCCTGGAGTCCTCGACCCTGAAGGAGAAGCAGAACACCAGGATCAGCTTTGAGGACATGGAGGAGGATGTCACAG ATACCTTCCAGTTCGCCGACGTGGGCCACAGTTACGTGCCCTCGCGGGCCGAGATCAAGAGACAGGGCCGGCGGCTGATAGAGGGGAAGCTCAAGGTGGCCAAGAAGAAGAAGTGA
- the TMEM141 gene encoding transmembrane protein 141 isoform X1 translates to MVNLGLSKVDDAVAKKHPGLGEYAACQSNAFMKGIFTFVTGTGATVGLQMFVQRKFPYPFQWKVLVAVVAGSVASYWVTRVESQKCSNLWLFLETGQLPKDMATDRHS, encoded by the exons ATGGTGAACCTAGGCCTGTCCAAGGTGGACGACGCCGTGGCCAAAAAGCACCCG gGCCTTGGGGAGTATGCCGCGTGCCAGTCGAACGCCTTCATGAAGGGCATTTTCACCTTTGTCACAG GCACCGGTGCGACCGTCGGCCTGCAGATGTTCGTTCAGAGGAAGTTTCCGTACCCCTTTCAGTGGAAGGTGCTGGTGGCCGTGG tcgcaggctcagtggccagctACTGGGTGACCCGAGTGGAGTCGCAGAAATGCAGCAACCTCTGGCTCTTCCTGGAGACAGGGCAGCTCCCCAAAGACATGGCCACAG ATCGGCACAGCTAG